A window of the Campylobacter massiliensis genome harbors these coding sequences:
- a CDS encoding 4Fe-4S dicluster domain-containing protein produces the protein MKEQNTRRTFFKFLASGAAVAGATSVLGKSINLDAQTENGKKPHYGMIFDQNKCVGCTDCEVACQKVNLVPKGQMRLFIQDKTDPLNLKEKRYVRVSCQQCEDAPCVTVCPTKACHKDEKTGITTMNTDDCIACKYCIVACPYDVRFINHETRAAESCNFCLDTNLKDGHEPACIEACRYEAIVFGDLNDEESHISKLLRVKDSLRMHPECGTKPSLRYIPAVKLGV, from the coding sequence ATGAAAGAGCAAAATACAAGAAGGACGTTTTTTAAATTCCTTGCTTCGGGCGCGGCGGTTGCGGGAGCGACTAGCGTACTGGGCAAGAGTATAAATCTAGACGCCCAAACGGAAAACGGCAAAAAGCCGCACTACGGCATGATCTTTGATCAGAACAAATGCGTCGGCTGTACCGACTGCGAGGTCGCCTGCCAAAAGGTAAATTTGGTCCCAAAAGGCCAAATGAGGCTTTTTATCCAGGATAAAACCGATCCGCTAAATTTGAAAGAAAAGCGCTACGTCAGGGTTTCCTGCCAGCAGTGCGAGGACGCGCCGTGCGTGACCGTTTGCCCAACGAAAGCCTGTCACAAGGACGAAAAAACTGGCATCACGACGATGAATACTGATGACTGCATCGCCTGTAAATACTGCATCGTAGCCTGTCCTTACGACGTGCGATTCATAAACCACGAAACAAGAGCCGCAGAGAGCTGCAACTTCTGCTTGGATACGAATTTAAAAGACGGTCACGAGCCTGCCTGCATCGAGGCGTGCAGATACGAGGCGATCGTGTTCGGCGATCTAAACGACGAAGAGTCGCACATCAGCAAGCTACTTCGCGTAAAAGACAGCCTGCGTATGCATCCTGAGTGCGGCACGAAGCCGAGCCTGCGCTATATTCCTGCGGTTAAATTGGGGGTGTGA
- a CDS encoding c-type heme family protein produces the protein MKSKFKFIVLLLVVLYGAITVLVFNFYRDLALKDARQEAFYVLDAMNGIRDYISTVQRPLIEELKDGGVIDKDLFDPRLMSSSYITRQIYKIQLAKKNINYDYRLTATNPLNPEHEGTEFENEILEGFKEGKYEVYSDIIKDQNASYFFVGLPVKNSHPSCVECHNINSAPKKMLEQYGNLNNFEGKVGDTIAMVSFKIPVKSILLYHKQEFIVSGVAITAIFAAFLFFVYKIHKGNEKTKLQNELLMINQSRLASMGEMIGNISHQWRQPLAQISSTLVNLELYSERGKLSQQRLKEAIEEANEQVKFMSGTIEDFKNFFNPNMPKSEFEVKQAIEQACKILNATLKRHVIDVKVEIKENFTLYGNINELIQILINVINNAKEAFLNAPQDRAQANRMQILITAFLQNGERAITLENNAGNINKAVINKIFKPHFTTKKSGSGLGLYMSKVIAEKNNARIYAQNINNGVVFTIKFKNS, from the coding sequence GTGAAGTCCAAATTTAAATTTATCGTCCTGCTACTCGTCGTTTTATATGGCGCCATTACCGTTTTGGTTTTTAACTTTTACCGCGATCTTGCGCTAAAGGACGCCAGACAGGAGGCATTTTACGTACTTGACGCGATGAACGGCATACGCGACTATATCTCTACCGTCCAGCGCCCGCTGATAGAAGAGCTAAAAGACGGCGGCGTCATAGACAAAGACCTTTTTGATCCAAGGCTCATGTCCTCATCCTATATAACTCGTCAAATTTACAAAATACAGCTCGCCAAAAAAAACATAAACTACGACTACAGGCTAACGGCGACGAACCCGCTAAATCCCGAACACGAAGGCACGGAATTTGAAAACGAAATTTTAGAAGGCTTTAAAGAGGGCAAATACGAGGTCTACTCAGACATCATCAAAGACCAAAACGCCTCGTACTTTTTCGTCGGACTTCCGGTCAAAAACTCCCACCCCTCCTGCGTCGAGTGCCACAACATAAACAGCGCGCCTAAAAAAATGCTCGAACAATACGGAAATTTGAACAATTTCGAGGGTAAAGTCGGCGACACGATAGCGATGGTGAGCTTTAAAATCCCGGTAAAAAGCATTTTGCTCTATCATAAACAGGAATTTATCGTTAGCGGCGTGGCAATAACGGCGATCTTTGCGGCGTTTTTATTTTTCGTTTATAAAATCCACAAAGGCAACGAAAAAACCAAGTTGCAAAACGAGCTTTTGATGATAAATCAAAGCCGTTTAGCCTCGATGGGCGAGATGATCGGCAATATCTCGCATCAGTGGCGCCAGCCTCTAGCCCAGATCAGCTCGACTCTGGTAAATTTGGAGCTTTACTCCGAGCGAGGAAAGCTAAGCCAGCAGAGGCTAAAAGAGGCTATCGAAGAGGCGAACGAGCAGGTCAAATTTATGTCCGGCACTATCGAGGATTTTAAAAATTTCTTTAATCCAAATATGCCAAAGAGCGAATTTGAGGTAAAACAGGCCATAGAACAGGCTTGTAAAATTTTAAACGCGACGCTCAAAAGGCACGTCATCGACGTAAAAGTCGAGATAAAAGAAAATTTTACGCTTTACGGAAATATAAACGAGCTCATTCAAATTTTAATCAACGTCATAAATAACGCCAAAGAAGCATTTTTAAACGCGCCGCAAGATCGAGCACAAGCAAACCGAATGCAAATTTTAATAACGGCCTTTTTGCAAAACGGCGAGCGAGCGATCACGCTTGAAAATAATGCCGGCAATATAAACAAAGCGGTGATAAATAAAATTTTCAAGCCGCATTTTACTACGAAAAAGTCGGGCAGTGGGCTTGGGCTATATATGAGTAAGGTGATAGCCGAAAAAAATAACGCCCGAATTTACGCGCAAAATATAAATAATGGCGTAGTATTTACTATTAAATTTAAAAATTCATAA
- the nrfD gene encoding NrfD/PsrC family molybdoenzyme membrane anchor subunit, with protein sequence MNGAINFTATFSHGVEWGWPIAVYLLLAGMSGGALIVAILVKLYKKQTESTPLFKAASLLSFVTILLGMVCLVADLERPLLFWKILINYNFTSVMSVGVAALCIYIPLTFVACLYAFEECLREFLTHNLSFLKGLFELAMKILNALRPLLLALTLVFAVAICAYTGFLISVLVRFPILNTAVLPALFVASGLSAGIAGSSLIAALFFKADPHGGDLKTLHAVEWPVLAMEILLIGMIFVSLITGSDVQKAASVAFSEGVYAQLFWLGVVGVGFCVPLVLNFALGKKIAHTAFAFYVSALASVVGVLLLRMFILYAGQTYDIIM encoded by the coding sequence ATGAATGGAGCTATAAATTTCACTGCGACCTTCTCTCACGGCGTTGAGTGGGGCTGGCCGATCGCGGTTTATCTTTTGCTAGCGGGTATGAGCGGCGGCGCTTTGATAGTCGCTATCCTCGTTAAGCTTTATAAAAAGCAAACCGAAAGCACGCCGCTGTTTAAGGCTGCGTCGTTGCTATCTTTCGTAACGATCCTTCTAGGTATGGTCTGCCTGGTAGCCGACCTTGAGAGGCCGCTACTTTTCTGGAAAATTTTGATTAATTATAACTTCACATCGGTTATGTCCGTGGGCGTGGCGGCGCTTTGCATATATATCCCGCTTACCTTCGTAGCCTGCCTTTACGCGTTTGAAGAGTGCCTTAGAGAGTTTTTGACGCACAATCTTAGCTTTTTAAAAGGGCTTTTCGAGCTTGCGATGAAAATTTTAAACGCGCTTCGCCCGCTGCTTCTTGCGCTTACGCTTGTTTTTGCGGTCGCGATCTGCGCTTATACGGGCTTTTTGATCTCGGTTTTAGTTAGATTTCCTATCCTTAATACCGCTGTTTTACCTGCGCTTTTCGTGGCGTCTGGCTTATCGGCTGGTATTGCAGGCTCAAGCCTCATAGCCGCGCTTTTCTTTAAAGCAGACCCGCACGGAGGCGATCTAAAAACCTTACACGCCGTCGAGTGGCCGGTTTTAGCGATGGAAATTTTACTAATCGGCATGATTTTTGTCTCGCTCATCACTGGTAGCGACGTGCAAAAAGCCGCGAGCGTCGCCTTTAGCGAAGGCGTTTACGCTCAGCTATTTTGGCTAGGCGTCGTGGGCGTAGGCTTTTGCGTACCGCTAGTTTTAAATTTCGCACTGGGCAAAAAGATCGCTCACACTGCGTTTGCGTTCTACGTTAGCGCGCTTGCTAGCGTGGTCGGAGTATTACTTCTTAGGATGTTTATACTATACGCAGGTCAAACTTACGATATAATAATGTAA
- a CDS encoding cytochrome c3 family protein, with amino-acid sequence MRNLSKTLLGLLMGVSVFASQACCEEHNMQMSQQARDVIANPKGTLQSRGVISLQDYIVEEQEMYEWLFKNHPIFTKYGGKTVGKLDVHDRGLEWLAEGHGFDMSKASKRDGGKGYSSMMYRIPAGSSLQFPNKFVGSEKCGECHPAQYEVWSRSRHATTIRFPGEHPEVNNNLTDPVFSPDTASILPQGITPDVIYATVGHLRTKFGYVDAWLLRGTYHVEGGLLRDGTGQIVAGGNQFQRTWALNLTPETVKKIKDFVPDFPETLADYGDNGGYVRGLASYAAKYKKSMFFQANGSYCEVCHPFKFDFKTKKDFYAALGNAKELQKHTISKGVSCEECHGAGGHLDGATNFRTSNCERCHQRFNYSPDLARANPLNQGKLDLSLSSKFKSMGPGCGSEGSQSYFTAHYDKGMRCTTCHDPHDNTGPVVGDKTIKGVNYNSEQGYLSALYTKPKIRKDCQDCHKEQAYIASRADTHKDNTCASCHMPFMMSCENFYAIQFQDNAGFDTQRRSHIWKIDVDPARKSLVAGDAAKGPRDTKDWHFQRDKNGHNFVDLMWACARTSWADKDMQDTKGCHSPVLSELKPTLHFKNQKQVYDEVMGWQTPVKNDFSQVKIGIEGLYAILETKKLSPSDKTRVYELIEKAQDTVDLLQKDGSWGMHGFKYTKQRLDASKEYIKEAQRIINNNL; translated from the coding sequence ATGAGGAATTTAAGTAAAACCTTATTAGGTTTGCTTATGGGCGTTAGCGTCTTCGCATCGCAAGCCTGTTGCGAAGAACACAACATGCAGATGTCTCAACAAGCGCGAGACGTCATAGCAAACCCAAAAGGCACGCTTCAAAGTAGAGGCGTAATATCCTTGCAAGACTACATCGTAGAAGAGCAAGAGATGTATGAGTGGCTGTTTAAAAACCACCCGATTTTCACAAAATACGGCGGTAAAACAGTCGGTAAACTAGACGTTCACGACCGTGGACTTGAGTGGCTTGCCGAAGGTCACGGCTTTGACATGTCAAAAGCTAGTAAAAGAGACGGCGGTAAAGGCTACAGCTCTATGATGTATAGGATACCTGCGGGTTCGTCTTTGCAGTTTCCTAACAAATTCGTAGGATCAGAAAAGTGCGGCGAGTGCCACCCTGCGCAGTACGAAGTATGGAGCAGATCGCGCCATGCCACTACTATCCGCTTCCCTGGCGAGCACCCGGAGGTTAACAACAACCTAACCGATCCGGTATTTAGTCCGGACACCGCGTCTATCTTGCCTCAAGGCATTACTCCGGACGTTATTTACGCCACCGTCGGACACCTAAGAACCAAATTCGGCTACGTAGACGCGTGGCTTTTGCGCGGAACTTACCACGTAGAGGGCGGTTTGCTACGAGACGGCACGGGTCAGATCGTAGCGGGCGGTAACCAATTCCAAAGAACTTGGGCGTTAAATTTAACTCCCGAAACAGTTAAGAAAATCAAAGATTTCGTTCCCGATTTTCCGGAAACTCTAGCTGATTACGGCGACAACGGCGGATACGTCAGAGGTCTAGCCTCATACGCGGCTAAATACAAAAAGTCGATGTTCTTCCAAGCAAACGGTTCTTACTGCGAGGTTTGCCACCCGTTCAAATTTGACTTTAAAACCAAGAAAGATTTCTATGCCGCTCTAGGTAATGCCAAAGAGCTTCAAAAACACACTATATCTAAAGGCGTAAGCTGTGAGGAGTGTCACGGAGCCGGCGGTCACCTTGACGGAGCTACAAACTTTAGAACTTCAAACTGCGAACGCTGTCACCAAAGATTTAACTACAGCCCAGACCTAGCTAGAGCCAATCCTCTAAACCAAGGCAAGCTTGACCTATCTCTAAGCTCTAAATTTAAATCAATGGGACCAGGATGCGGATCTGAGGGTTCACAATCATACTTTACCGCTCACTACGATAAAGGTATGCGCTGCACCACTTGCCACGATCCTCACGATAACACAGGTCCGGTCGTAGGCGATAAGACTATCAAAGGCGTAAACTATAACTCAGAGCAAGGCTACCTAAGTGCGCTTTACACTAAACCAAAAATCAGAAAAGATTGTCAAGATTGCCACAAAGAGCAAGCATATATCGCTTCTAGAGCCGATACTCACAAAGATAACACTTGCGCATCTTGCCACATGCCGTTCATGATGAGCTGCGAGAACTTCTACGCTATCCAATTCCAAGACAATGCTGGATTTGATACACAAAGAAGATCTCACATCTGGAAGATCGACGTAGATCCTGCTAGAAAATCTCTAGTTGCGGGCGATGCTGCTAAAGGACCAAGAGACACTAAAGATTGGCACTTCCAAAGAGATAAAAACGGACATAACTTCGTTGACCTAATGTGGGCGTGCGCTAGAACGTCTTGGGCCGATAAAGATATGCAAGATACTAAAGGCTGCCACAGCCCTGTTTTATCTGAGCTAAAACCTACCCTACACTTCAAGAACCAAAAACAGGTTTACGACGAAGTAATGGGATGGCAAACTCCTGTTAAAAACGACTTCTCTCAAGTCAAAATCGGTATCGAGGGACTTTATGCTATCTTAGAAACTAAGAAACTAAGCCCTAGCGATAAGACGAGAGTTTATGAGCTAATCGAAAAAGCGCAAGACACAGTTGACTTGCTACAAAAAGACGGCTCATGGGGTATGCACGGCTTTAAATATACAAAACAAAGACTTGATGCTTCTAAAGAGTACATCAAAGAAGCCCAAAGAATCATAAACAACAATTTATGA
- a CDS encoding tetratricopeptide repeat protein has product MYKKLLTAAVLCASANAGFIQEGMQAQQSGDHKKLIEIYEKACHEENKASGCYNLAVVYFEGTGGVEKNYEKSINLYQKACNAKFALACNNLGYIYESGNGATQDFAKAAAYYEKACEDNEGCTSLGLLYANGAGVKTDIKKAISLYTKACDYGDMMGCNNLGYLHLEGMGVEKDYVKAKAFYEKACAGGVGIGCDNLGFLYAFGQGTEQDYAKAKEFYEKSCALNYDKGCNNLAIMYAEGKGVAADTAKAKELFDKSCAKGLKVACENAEFLKPETNKTK; this is encoded by the coding sequence ATGTATAAAAAACTACTAACGGCGGCGGTTTTATGCGCTAGCGCAAACGCGGGCTTTATCCAAGAGGGCATGCAAGCCCAGCAAAGCGGCGACCATAAAAAGCTGATAGAAATCTACGAAAAAGCCTGCCACGAAGAGAACAAGGCTTCAGGCTGCTATAATCTTGCCGTGGTTTATTTTGAAGGCACGGGCGGCGTGGAGAAAAACTACGAAAAATCGATAAATTTATACCAAAAAGCTTGTAACGCCAAATTTGCGCTTGCTTGCAACAACCTAGGCTATATCTACGAAAGCGGTAACGGAGCGACACAAGACTTCGCCAAAGCCGCCGCATACTACGAAAAAGCCTGCGAAGATAACGAGGGCTGCACTTCGCTAGGGCTTCTTTACGCAAACGGAGCGGGCGTCAAAACCGATATCAAAAAGGCGATCTCGCTCTACACCAAAGCCTGCGACTACGGCGATATGATGGGCTGCAATAACCTAGGCTACCTACACCTTGAAGGCATGGGCGTAGAAAAAGACTACGTCAAAGCAAAAGCCTTTTACGAAAAGGCCTGCGCGGGCGGCGTTGGTATCGGCTGCGATAATCTTGGCTTTTTGTATGCATTCGGTCAAGGTACGGAGCAAGACTACGCCAAAGCTAAAGAATTTTACGAAAAATCCTGCGCTCTAAACTACGACAAAGGCTGCAACAACCTAGCCATAATGTACGCCGAGGGCAAAGGCGTCGCGGCCGACACTGCTAAAGCTAAAGAGCTCTTTGACAAAAGCTGCGCAAAAGGCCTAAAAGTCGCGTGCGAGAATGCGGAGTTTTTAAAACCGGAAACAAATAAAACTAAATAA
- a CDS encoding FKBP-type peptidyl-prolyl cis-trans isomerase N-terminal domain-containing protein, which translates to MRFKLSKNSLLALCLTAGCVLCASAADKEAMTQEQKESYSIGISTGTYISAQLKKQESLGVKFDSKSILDGFADAFKKEQKLTDEEIISLLNQRDEKLNKLTQDALKKALEKNLKEGEEFMAKNAKNKKVKTTKSGLQYEVMAVGDGDKPRPESVVALNYKAYLINGQVFDDTYSRNEPAILSMVNLIDGLQEGLMMMNGNSKYKFVIPSHLAYGDEGADEIPGGSTLIFEVELVKALKPGELAGAAKKLSETQPRNFHGAHSHGSSVGR; encoded by the coding sequence ATGCGTTTTAAACTTAGCAAAAACTCACTTTTAGCTCTCTGCCTAACGGCCGGTTGCGTCTTGTGCGCTAGCGCGGCGGATAAAGAGGCGATGACGCAAGAGCAAAAAGAATCATACAGTATCGGAATTTCAACCGGAACATATATCTCCGCACAACTAAAAAAACAAGAAAGCTTAGGCGTTAAATTTGACAGCAAGTCCATTTTAGACGGTTTTGCAGACGCCTTTAAAAAAGAACAAAAACTAACAGACGAAGAAATAATCTCCCTGCTCAATCAAAGGGACGAAAAATTAAATAAGCTAACCCAAGACGCGCTAAAAAAAGCGCTTGAAAAAAATTTAAAAGAGGGCGAAGAATTTATGGCGAAAAACGCCAAAAACAAAAAGGTCAAAACGACTAAATCAGGGCTTCAGTACGAAGTCATGGCTGTCGGCGACGGCGATAAGCCAAGGCCTGAGAGCGTCGTAGCGCTAAACTACAAAGCCTACCTCATAAACGGCCAGGTTTTTGACGATACGTACTCTAGAAACGAGCCTGCGATCCTTTCTATGGTAAATTTAATAGACGGCCTACAAGAAGGTCTCATGATGATGAACGGTAACTCAAAATATAAATTCGTCATCCCGTCTCACCTAGCTTACGGAGACGAGGGCGCGGACGAGATACCGGGCGGCTCGACGTTGATTTTTGAAGTCGAGCTAGTAAAGGCGCTAAAACCTGGCGAACTAGCCGGTGCAGCCAAAAAACTAAGCGAAACTCAGCCGCGAAATTTCCATGGCGCGCATAGCCACGGAAGTAGCGTTGGTAGATAA
- the ccsA gene encoding cytochrome c biogenesis protein CcsA, with product MGVNLFRFFTSYKFALCLLFILAAGAGVATFLESIYDTQTAKILVYEARWYECVMSVLALCLLAIIVKTKMWRRFGSFVLHAAFIVIFIGAALTRYLGAEGVLHVRAGESGNEMVSVKPFLQIRTKDAFFEYPLNLSQIGDNNFSFTQSINSKNFTVKFDSYKPAPKGERGTLVVKAGFEGQREQTVKIHGGVGWLGEPSMLNFDGEEIMLTWGSKLVSLPFSIKLIKFELERYPGSQSPSSYSSDVEALSDSGEILAKYKIYMNHPLNLQGFKLFQSSYDADEQGTVLEVNRDPGKIPTYIGYFLLCVGVTGNFFTKNSRFLKLINFIKNSRFSLIAAFIALGFLNFNANAAEQNQSEILKTFAANTAAHANGEFAKLLVQDYAGRIKPLSTEAGEIVNKISGTDSLYGLSAEQIVLGMNLNPALWQEIKIVKIKNGEIKKMLNLSGDYASFRDAFDANGEYKLAAQVEAANEKPLSKRGTLDNDLIKFDERLNIAYLTFKGTFFKFIPAANDPQHAWLSPNDAFNDERVALDAKNMLNDYLVGLQEGIADNDWSKADSVLAALRNYQRTASAEILPSVSRVDAEVFYNRASVFKKLVYFYWILGFAALLLGLASVFLSRRILPLERAILTAFVLGFAVHTAALALRWYVSGHAPWSDSYESMIYIGWSGALAGMIFFRRSLLALAAAALLAGIVMLVAHMSFVNPQITNLVPVLKSYWLSIHVSVITASYGFLGLGCVLGLIALGLMAFKNKANKTRLNEQIRYIAAIDEASLIIGICLLTLGNFFGGIWANESWGRYWGWDSKETWSYVSILVYAIALHLRFIPKLNSLYVFLIASVFSYASIAMTYFGVNFYLTGMHSYASGDLPPVHISVYIALGCMLLITALAFRGRDVKTI from the coding sequence TTGGGCGTAAATTTATTTAGATTTTTCACTTCTTACAAATTTGCGCTCTGCCTCCTTTTCATTCTAGCCGCAGGTGCCGGCGTCGCAACCTTCTTAGAGAGCATTTACGATACGCAAACGGCTAAAATTTTAGTCTATGAGGCGCGCTGGTATGAGTGCGTCATGAGCGTGCTCGCGCTTTGCCTGCTCGCTATCATAGTAAAAACCAAAATGTGGCGCCGCTTCGGTTCATTCGTACTTCACGCGGCATTTATCGTTATCTTTATCGGCGCGGCTTTGACGCGTTATCTGGGCGCCGAGGGCGTGCTGCACGTAAGAGCCGGCGAGAGCGGAAACGAGATGGTGAGCGTCAAGCCGTTTTTGCAAATACGCACAAAAGACGCATTTTTCGAGTATCCGCTAAATTTATCCCAAATCGGCGATAATAATTTTAGCTTCACGCAAAGTATAAATTCCAAAAATTTTACCGTCAAATTTGACTCGTATAAGCCTGCGCCAAAAGGCGAGCGAGGCACTCTCGTAGTAAAAGCCGGCTTTGAAGGGCAGCGCGAGCAAACGGTTAAAATCCACGGCGGCGTAGGCTGGCTAGGCGAGCCTAGTATGCTAAATTTTGACGGCGAGGAGATAATGCTAACTTGGGGCTCAAAGCTAGTTAGCCTGCCGTTTTCGATAAAGCTTATTAAATTTGAGCTTGAGCGCTACCCCGGCTCGCAAAGCCCGTCCTCATACTCTAGCGACGTAGAGGCGTTATCTGATTCGGGAGAAATTTTGGCAAAGTATAAAATTTACATGAATCATCCGCTAAATTTGCAAGGTTTTAAGCTATTTCAGTCCTCCTACGACGCGGACGAGCAAGGCACGGTACTAGAGGTCAACCGCGATCCGGGCAAAATCCCGACCTACATCGGATATTTCTTGCTTTGCGTCGGCGTCACCGGCAACTTTTTTACCAAAAACAGCCGCTTTTTAAAACTCATAAATTTCATCAAAAACAGCCGCTTTTCGCTTATCGCGGCCTTTATCGCGCTTGGTTTTTTAAATTTTAACGCAAACGCGGCCGAGCAAAACCAGAGCGAGATCTTAAAAACTTTCGCCGCAAACACCGCCGCTCACGCTAACGGCGAATTTGCAAAGCTGCTAGTGCAAGACTACGCGGGCAGGATAAAGCCGCTTAGCACCGAAGCGGGCGAAATCGTAAATAAAATCTCGGGCACGGACTCGCTTTACGGCCTAAGCGCCGAGCAGATCGTGCTTGGGATGAATCTAAATCCTGCGCTGTGGCAAGAGATCAAAATCGTAAAGATAAAAAACGGCGAAATCAAAAAAATGCTAAATTTGAGCGGAGATTACGCGAGCTTTAGGGATGCGTTCGACGCAAACGGCGAGTATAAATTAGCCGCGCAGGTCGAAGCCGCAAACGAAAAACCGCTTTCCAAACGAGGCACGCTCGATAACGACCTCATCAAATTTGACGAGCGGCTAAACATCGCCTATCTCACGTTTAAGGGCACGTTTTTTAAATTTATCCCGGCGGCGAACGACCCGCAACACGCGTGGCTCTCGCCAAACGACGCCTTTAACGACGAGCGAGTCGCTCTAGACGCAAAAAACATGCTAAACGACTATCTTGTCGGTCTGCAAGAGGGCATCGCGGATAATGACTGGAGCAAGGCCGACTCCGTGCTAGCCGCGCTAAGAAACTATCAGCGAACGGCCTCGGCGGAAATTTTACCTAGCGTTAGCAGGGTCGATGCCGAGGTCTTTTATAACCGCGCTTCGGTGTTTAAAAAGCTCGTTTATTTTTACTGGATTTTGGGCTTTGCCGCGCTTTTGCTAGGGCTTGCTTCGGTATTTTTATCTAGAAGAATTTTACCGCTTGAGCGAGCGATTTTAACGGCGTTCGTGCTAGGTTTTGCGGTGCATACGGCGGCCTTGGCGCTACGCTGGTACGTCTCGGGGCACGCGCCTTGGAGCGATAGTTACGAATCGATGATCTACATCGGCTGGTCGGGAGCGCTAGCGGGGATGATATTTTTTAGGCGTTCGCTGCTTGCGCTTGCGGCAGCTGCTCTACTAGCGGGTATCGTGATGCTGGTAGCTCACATGAGCTTCGTAAATCCGCAGATAACGAATTTAGTCCCGGTACTAAAGTCATACTGGCTCAGTATCCACGTCTCGGTCATCACAGCTAGCTACGGATTTTTGGGTCTTGGCTGCGTGCTTGGGCTGATCGCGCTAGGACTCATGGCGTTTAAAAACAAAGCCAACAAAACGCGCCTAAACGAGCAGATTAGATATATCGCGGCGATCGATGAAGCAAGCCTGATTATCGGCATTTGCCTACTGACGCTTGGAAATTTTTTCGGCGGGATTTGGGCGAACGAGAGCTGGGGGCGCTACTGGGGCTGGGATAGCAAGGAGACGTGGTCGTACGTATCGATCCTAGTTTACGCGATCGCGCTGCATCTGCGCTTTATCCCGAAGCTAAATTCGCTATACGTATTTTTGATCGCATCGGTGTTTTCTTACGCTTCGATCGCGATGACTTATTTTGGCGTAAATTTTTACCTAACGGGCATGCACTCTTATGCCAGCGGAGATTTGCCGCCTGTGCACATTAGCGTATATATCGCGCTTGGTTGCATGCTTTTGATAACCGCGCTAGCCTTTAGAGGGCGCGACGTAAAAACGATTTAA
- a CDS encoding nitrous oxide reductase accessory protein NosL, which yields MILRSILGSALLAALLFGAEANEQAGKMKPMFQSVDPSKATLVGSGEDKEYCAVCGMNLVKFYKTNHVYNGKQVASLHCLYELTEGKIPSDAQVVDTKNLNFIDANKAFYVVGSKIGGTMTRNSKYAFSTEADAKEFQAENGGEIMDFAKAYEIAGQDFDGDNKMIKAKREGGVYAHGKEFYEANCEKTDPKSFKAISELKAHLKKTCDAKGASKAPEYDKHLQAAALYLWDAPANLGTSDQASKSKQKTQKAERIVVPKGARCPVCGMLIGKNPQWATMMKTSKEELYFDGVKDMMKYYFEKGKKDDQIYVSDYYKLNKIDARTAYYVTGSNVLGPMGNELIPFASEEDAKTFAKDHGGKQIVKFDEITTLLVERLM from the coding sequence ATGATTTTACGTTCTATTTTGGGTTCGGCGCTACTGGCGGCGCTACTTTTCGGTGCCGAAGCAAACGAGCAGGCCGGCAAGATGAAGCCGATGTTTCAAAGCGTAGATCCTAGCAAAGCTACGCTAGTAGGAAGCGGCGAGGATAAAGAGTACTGCGCCGTTTGCGGCATGAATTTGGTTAAATTTTACAAAACAAACCACGTTTATAACGGCAAGCAAGTAGCATCGCTGCACTGCTTATACGAGCTCACGGAGGGCAAGATCCCAAGCGACGCGCAGGTCGTCGATACGAAAAATCTAAATTTTATCGATGCAAATAAAGCCTTTTACGTCGTCGGTAGCAAAATCGGCGGCACGATGACTAGAAATAGCAAATACGCCTTCTCAACCGAGGCCGACGCAAAAGAGTTCCAAGCCGAAAACGGCGGCGAGATAATGGACTTTGCCAAAGCATACGAGATCGCTGGACAGGACTTTGATGGCGATAACAAGATGATCAAAGCTAAACGCGAGGGCGGCGTTTACGCGCACGGTAAGGAATTTTACGAAGCAAACTGCGAGAAAACGGATCCAAAAAGCTTTAAAGCCATCTCCGAGCTAAAAGCCCACCTTAAAAAAACATGCGACGCAAAGGGCGCTAGCAAAGCCCCTGAATACGACAAACACCTGCAAGCCGCCGCTTTGTATCTATGGGACGCACCGGCAAATTTAGGCACGAGCGATCAAGCCTCAAAATCTAAGCAAAAAACGCAAAAAGCCGAGAGGATCGTCGTGCCAAAAGGAGCACGCTGCCCCGTTTGCGGTATGCTAATCGGCAAAAACCCGCAGTGGGCGACGATGATGAAAACAAGCAAAGAGGAGCTTTACTTTGACGGCGTCAAGGATATGATGAAGTATTATTTTGAAAAAGGCAAAAAAGACGATCAAATTTACGTTAGCGACTACTACAAGCTAAACAAAATCGACGCCAGAACCGCCTACTACGTAACCGGCTCAAACGTACTCGGACCTATGGGCAACGAGCTCATACCGTTTGCCAGCGAAGAGGACGCTAAGACCTTCGCCAAGGATCACGGCGGCAAGCAGATAGTCAAATTTGACGAGATCACGACTCTTTTAGTAGAGAGGTTGATGTGA